From a region of the Arachis ipaensis cultivar K30076 chromosome B09, Araip1.1, whole genome shotgun sequence genome:
- the LOC107616564 gene encoding GEM-like protein 4, whose product MKSSFLHELVNGLPIQKSSRRYLPDASGKYNKSFAKSKQGKVNSVLTRMNKFSFAHGIREHVRLGPKITDTVKGKLSLGARILQVGGVEKVFMQLFSVKEGEKLLKASQCYLSTTSGPIAGLLFISTEKVAFCSERSIKITSPNGEVKRIHYKVLIPVVKIKCVNESQNVEKPSQKYIEIVTEDNFDFWFMGFLTYQKAFRCLQQAVSQAQRTELLN is encoded by the exons atgaagtcctcatttcttcatgagctTGTTAATGGACTTCCTATCCAGAAGTCATCAAGGAGATACTTGCCTGATGCTTCTGGAAAATACAACAAGTCTTTCGCGAAATCAAAGCAAG GTAAAGTAAATTCGGTTTTGACTCGGATGAACAAGTTCAGTTTCGCACATGGAATCCGAGAACATG TGAGATTAGGACCAAAGATAACAGATACAGTTAAAGGGAAATTAAGCTTAGGGGCCAGAATTCTCCAAGTTGGTGGAGTAGAAAAAGTTTTCATGCAACTTTTCAGTGTTAAAGAGGGAGAGAAGCTTTTAAAAGCATCACAATGCTACTTATCAACCACATCAGGTCCTATAGCTGGTCTCCTATTCATTTCCACTGAGAAAGTTGCTTTCTGCAGTGAGAGATCAATCAAGATCACTTCACCAAATGGAGAAGTGAAAAGAATCCATTATAAG GTGTTGATTCCAGTTGTAAAGATAAAGTGTGTGAATGAAAGTCAGAATGTGGAGAAGCCTTCACAGAAGTACATAGAAATAGTTACTGAGGATAATTTTGATTTCTGGTTTATGGGGTTCTTGACTTATCAAAAAGCATTCAGATGTCTTCAGCAGGCTGTGTCTCAAGCTCAGAGGACAGAATTGTTGAACTGA
- the LOC107618738 gene encoding E3 ubiquitin-protein ligase CIP8, translating into MSESPSQPPPPPPAPEAPSYWCYHCEKRVSVETLPDLPDVICGDCKNGFVESIPTPSLPSSAAAASSSDDPYFGSHFLHVLRLIAQSARDDDASPPPPPSRSPENDFLRIELGGWDNDDDEDDDDDEENGIEFHHGGEDRENAVEERGDRVGNEEPHGDDEDLRRRRRELLRLRIRDLATRTRSMRNRILDWADILMGLEDNSIEFRLQLPDSDRYVGNPEDYVDAAEYEALLQTLAESDGGGRRGAPPAAKSAVEALPTVKISSESEVVACAVCKDMVGVGDVAKRLPCGHEYHGDCIVPWLGSRNSCPVCRFELPTDDRDYEADKRKNKRVFNSANGASGSGGGGGGGGTFSG; encoded by the coding sequence ATGTCGGAGTCACCGTCTCAGCCACCGCCTCCTCCTCCAGCTCCCGAAGCGCCATCGTACTGGTGTTACCACTGCGAGAAGCGCGTCTCCGTCGAGACACTCCCTGACCTACCTGACGTCATCTGCGGTGACTGCAAGAACGGCTTCGTCGAGTCCATCCCCACTCCCTCTCTCCCTTCCTCCGCTGCCGCCGCCTCCTCCTCCGACGACCCCTACTTCGGCTCTCACTTCCTCCACGTCCTCCGCCTAATCGCCCAGTCAGCGCGTGACGACGACGCGTCTCCTCCTCCTCCGCCTAGTCGCTCGCCGGAAAACGATTTCCTCCGGATCGAGCTCGGAGGCTGGGACAACGACGACGACGAGGATGACGATGACGACGAGGAAAACGGCATCGAGTTCCACCACGGAGGCGAAGACCGCGAAAACGCAGTCGAGGAGCGAGGAGATCGAGTCGGAAACGAGGAACCGCACGGCGACGACGAAGATCTGCGGCGGAGGAGGCGCGAGCTGCTTCGTCTCCGAATTAGGGATTTGGCGACGCGAACGAGGAGTATGCGGAACCGGATCTTGGATTGGGCCGACATCCTGATGGGCCTTGAGGACAACTCCATCGAGTTCCGCCTCCAGCTGCCGGATTCCGATCGCTACGTCGGAAACCCTGAGGACTACGTCGACGCGGCGGAGTATGAGGCCTTGCTGCAGACGCTGGCGGAGAGCGACGGGGGAGGGAGGAGGGGAGCTCCGCCGGCGGCGAAGTCTGCCGTGGAGGCGCTGCCGACAGTGAAGATCTCGTCGGAGAGCGAGGTGGTGGCGTGCGCCGTATGCAAGGACATGGTGGGCGTCGGTGACGTGGCAAAGAGGTTGCCGTGCGGGCACGAGTACCATGGAGACTGCATTGTGCCGTGGTTAGGTTCTCGAAATTCGTGCCCTGTTTGCAGGTTTGAGCTGCCAACTGATGATAGAGATTATGAAGCGgacaagaggaagaacaagagaGTCTTCAATTCTGCTAACGGTGCTTCTGGTTCAGGTGGCGGTGGCGGTGGAGGTGGCACCTTCTCTGGTTGA
- the LOC107616679 gene encoding GEM-like protein 4, translated as MSKKMQTSSSLLQDLFIGNPIISAACDQLQKSVNRYYLNDSASTQSQCSTKASKQSKTLNVSILNKLRRKAEDNLSQGIQEHVRLAPKISETIKGKLSLGTKILQVGGVDKVFEQFFNVREGERLLKASPCYLSSTSGPLAGLLFISTDKVAFCSERSIKAFNGKGQMIRIHYKVSIPLKKIKCVNQRENFEKPKQKYIQIVTVDKFDFWLMGVIKYQKTLRYLEQAISLSQA; from the exons ATGTCAAAGAAGATGCAGACATCATCATCACTTCTTCAAGACTTGTTCATTGGAAATCCAATCATCTCGGCAGCATGTGATCAGCTTCAGAAATCAGTTAACAGATACTATTTGAATGACTCTGCCTCTACTCAATCTCAATGTTCAACTAAAGCATCAAAGCAAAGTAAAACTTTGAATGTTTCGATTCTAAACAAGCTTAGAAGGAAAGCAGAAGATAATCTTTCACAAGGAATCCAAGAACATG TGAGATTGGCACCAAAGATATCTGAGACTATTAAGGGTAAGTTAAGCTTAGGGACTAAAATTCTTCAAGTGGGAGGAGTGGACAAAGTCTTTGAGCAATTCTTCAATGTCAGAGAAGGCGAGAGGCTTTTGAAAGCTTCGCCGTGCTATCTATCTTCAACATCAGGCCCCCTTGCAGGTCTTCTGTTCATCTCAACAGACAAGGTTGCATTCTGCAGTGAGAGATCAATCAAAGCCTTTAATGGGAAAGGCCAAATGATTAGGATCCATTACAAGGTTTCTATTCCACTCAAGAAGATCAAGTGTGTGAACCAAAGGGAAAATTTTGAGAAGCCAAAACAGAAGTATATACAGATTGTTACAGTGGACAAGTTTGATTTCTGGTTGATGGGAGTCATAAAGTATCAAAAGACTTTGAGATATCTTGAGCAGGCTATTTCTCTTTCTCAAGCTTAG
- the LOC107617139 gene encoding F-box/LRR-repeat protein 20, which produces MNGAGSGSSNLCINDTLTDDELRSILAKLESEKDKEIFGLVCKRWLRLQSTERKKLAARAGPHMLRRMADRFTRLLELDLAQSVSRSFYPGVTDSDLAVIANGFTCLRVLNLHNCKGELFFPFFFRCFCLLLIVLLQSLDVSYCRKLTDKGLSAVAKGCSDLRVLHLAGCRFVTDGILEALSKNCHNLEKLGLQGCTNITNYGLISLASGCQQIKYLDINKCSNVSDVGVSSVSRACSSSLKTLKLLDCYKIGDETILSLSKYCDNLETLIIGGCRDVSNDAIKSLAAAGRSNLKNLRMDWCLNLSDSSLSCILSQCRNLEALDIGCCEEVSDAAFELISSEEVDLRLKILKVSNCPKITVAGIGILVGKCSYLEYLDVRSCPHITKAGLDEAGLHFPEFCKVNFNGTINEPVVLI; this is translated from the exons ATGAACGGTGCCGGATCGGGATCCTCGAACCTCTGCATAAACGACACTCTCACTGACGACGAGCTTCGTTCGATCCTGGCGAAGCTGGAGAGCGAGAAGGACAAGGAGATCTTCGGGTTGGTGTGTAAGAGGTGGCTCCGATTGCAGAGCACCGAAAGGAAGAAGCTTGCGGCGCGTGCAGGTCCACACATGCTTCGCAGAATGGCTGATAGGTTCACGCGCTTGCTCGAATTGGACCTTGCCCAGTCCGTTTCGCGGTCGTTCTATCCCGGCGTCACCGATTCCGACCTCGCCGTCATCGCCAATGGTTTCACATGCTTGAGGGTCCTCAATTTGCATAATTGTAAAGGTGAactctttttccctttttttttccgttgtttttgttt ACTTCTGATCGTCTTGTTGCAGTCATTGGATGTATCCTACTGCAGAAAGCTGACTGACAAGGGACTATCTGCTGTCGCTAAAGGCTGTAGCGACTTACGGGTATTGCATCTCGCCGGTTGCAGATTCGTTACGGATGGTATATTAGAAGCTCTCTCCAAAAACTGTCATAATCTAGAAAAACTGGGATTGCAAGGGTGCACAAATATTACCAACTATGGATTGATAAGCCTTGCAAGTGGTTGTCAACAGATCAAGTATTTGGACATCAACAAATGCAGTAATGTCAGCGATGTTGGTGTCTCTAGTGTTTCTAGGGCTTGTTCATCATCTCTCAAGACGTTGAAGTTGTTGGATTGCTACAAAATTGGGGATGAAACCATATTATCCTTGTCCAAATACTGCGATAATCTTGAGACTCTAATCATTGGTGGTTGCCGGGATGTCTCCAACGACGCAATAAAATCTCTTGCTGCTGCAGGTAGGAGCAATCTTAAGAACTTAAGGATGGATTGGTGTCTAAACCTCTCGGATTCATCATTGAGCTGTATTTTAAGTCAATGCAGAAACCTTGAGGCACTGGACATTGGTTGCTGTGAGGAGGTGAGCGATGCTGCTTTCGAGCTTATAAGCAGCGAGGAGGTGGATTTGAGGTTGAAGATTTTGAAGGTTAGTAACTGTCCGAAGATCACAGTGGCAGGAATAGGCATTCTTGTGGGAAAATGCAGTTATCTGGAATACTTGGATGTGAGATCATGCCCACATATTACTAAGGCTGGCCTGGATGAGGCTGGTCTCCATTTTCCTGAATTCTGTAAAGTTAATTTTAATGGTACCATCAATGAGCCTGTTGTGCTTATTTGA